A part of Falco peregrinus isolate bFalPer1 chromosome 20, bFalPer1.pri, whole genome shotgun sequence genomic DNA contains:
- the DHX34 gene encoding probable ATP-dependent RNA helicase DHX34, translating into MDLVLPARHFCPIFFLLSPSPPQVGYQIRFESSRSPATSILFLTEGLLLRQAQREPRLPAYRVVIADEVHERHLHGDFLLGVLRRLLPARPDLKLVLMSATINIRLFSGYFGGAPVLQVPGRIFPISVIYQPIPKEEGSTVGKSGKAERLDPLPYLRVLQAIDHKYPPEERGDLLVFLSGVAEIGAVLEAAQPYAARTQRWIILPLHSTLSVAEQDKVFDVAPPGVRKCILATNIAETSVTIDGVRFVLDSGKVKEMSYDPQGKLQRLQEFWISRASAEQRKGRAGRTGPGVCYRLYAESDYDAFAPYPVPEIQRVALDALVLQLKSMGLGDPRTFPFLEPPPPSSLELAVRYLKDQGALDEAEDLTPIGNLLAQLPVDVVVGKMLVLGALFDLAEPTLTVAAALSVASPFLRAAHPNPDCATARRPLESPHGDPLTLLNIFNQWVQVKSERGGSSRKWCRRRGLEEHRLYEAANLRRQFQELLRDHQLVEETSSQPSDSYSRQSRHRERRELHRLWRSHAETEGRKRKVLRLQDGAGASSGEEEEDGGTRGKHSVDIQDVKFKLRHDVAELQAASSSTLSCSQLALLKLVLCRGLYPQLAVPDALNSGRKDSDQIFHTKSKQGVVLHPTCVFATSPELLHAKEGAGTKDPTEGLSCHHQLLAFVSLLETTKPYLVNCVRVPALHTLLLFSRSLDTNADCTRLVADGWLELTVPDADTALRLLSTALQLRSSWEKLLHQLLEGREEESGRRPSSRDVSALSRGLREFLRMEVPHRLRQLTGLEKQNLYIGPQTVAAAPRLPGLFQGMEMKPDEVKGGHRVTEFLTYNCLATDTDLYSDCLRSFWTCPHCDLHMPFTPLERMCHESACRPSEAPSEEAAESSSKPSALQRPYHCDVCQQDFTFTPTEILRHKKQHR; encoded by the exons ATGGATTTGGTCCTTCCCGCCCGGCATTTttgtcccattttttttttgctgtccccctccccgccgcagGTGGGCTACCAGATCCGCTTCGAGAGCAGCCGCTCGCCCGCCACCAGCATCCTTTTCCTGAcggaggggctgctgctgcggcaGGCGCAGCgggagcccaggctgcccgCCTACCGCGTCGTCATCGCCGACGAGGTCCACGAGCGGCACCTGCACGGCGATTTCCTGCTGGGCGTCCTGCGGCGCCTGCTGCCCGCGCGGCCCGACCTCAAGCTGGTGCTTATGTCGGCCACCATCAACATCCGCCTTTTTTCGGGATATTTCGGGGGTGCCCCCGTGCTGCAGGTGCCGGGAAGGATTTTTCCCATTTCG GTGATCTACCAACCGATCCCTAAGGAAGAAGGATCCACGGTGGGGAAATCGGGGAAAGCGGAGCGCCTGGATCCCCTCCCCTACCTGCGGGTGCTACAAGCCATCGACCACAAGTACCCGCCGGAGGAACGCGGGGACCTGCTGGTCTTCCTCAGCGGGGTGGCCGAAATCGGCGCGGTGCTGGAGGCGGCGCAGCCGTACGCTGCCCGGACGCAGCGTTGGATCATCCTCCCCTTGCACAGCACCCTCTCCGTGGCGGAGCAGGATAAG gTCTTCGACGTGGCCCCTCCCGGTGTCCGTAAGTGCATCCTCGCCACCAACATTGCGGAGACCTCGGTGACCATCGACGGCGTCCGCTTCGTTCTGGATTCGG gGAAGGTGAAGGAGATGAGTTACGATCCTCAGGGCAAACTCCAGCGCTTGCAGGAATTCTGGATCAGCCGGGCAAGCGCCGAGCAGCGGAAGGGTCGTGCCGGCAGAACCGGTCCCGGCGTCTGCTACCGGCTCTACGCTGAGTCCGACTACGATGCCTTTGCCCCCTACCCCGTGCCAGAGATCCAGCGGGTCGCCCTGGACGCTCTGGTGCTCCAG TTGAAGAGCATGGGGCTGGGTGACCCCCGGACCTTCCCTTTCCTggagccccctcccccctccagccTGGAGCTGGCCGTGCGCTACCTGAAGGACCAGGGAGCCCTGGATGAGGCTGAAGATCTGACGCCCATCGGGAACCTGCTGGCCCAGCTGCCGGTGGACGTGGTGGTGG GCAAGATGCTGGTCCTGGGCGCGCTGTTTGACCTGGCCGAGCCCACCCTGAcggtggcggcggcgctgaGCGTGGCGTCCCCCTTCCTGCGGGCTGCTCACCCCAATCCTGACTGCGCCACGGCCCGGCGGCCCCTCGAGAGCCCCCACGGGGACCCCCTAACGCTGCTCAATATCTTCAACCAGTGGGTCCAG GTGAAATCGGAGCGGGGTGGCAGCTCTCGGAAATGGTGCCGCCGCCGGGGTTTGGAGGAGCATCGGCTTTACGAAGCCGCCAACCTGCGGCGCCAGTTCCAG GAGCTTCTTCGAGACCACCAGCTTGTGGAGGAAACCTCCAGCCAGCCCAGCGACAGCTACAGCCGGCAGAGCCGACACCGGGAACGTCGGGAGCTGCACCGGCTCTGGCGTTCCCACGCGGAGACGGAGGGTCGGAAGCGCAAGGTGCTGCGGCTGCAGGATGGAGCAGGTGCCTCCTCtggcgaggaggaggaggatggtggCACCCGTGGAAAGCACAGCGTCGATATCCAG GACGTCAAGTTCAAGCTCCGGCACGACGTGGCTGAGCTCCAGGCCGCATCCAGCTCGACCCTCTCCTGCTCGCAGCTCGCCCTGCTCaagctggtgctgtgcagggggCTTTACCCCCAGCTGGCCGTGCCCGACGCGCTCAACAGCGGCCGCAAGGACTCCGATCAG ATTTTCCACACCAAAAGCAAGCAGGGTGTCGTGCTTCATCCCACCTGCGTCTTCGCCACCAGCCCGGAGCTGCTCCACGCCAAGGAGGGAGCGGGGACCAAAG ACCCCACggaggggctgagctgccacCACCAGCTCCTCGCCTTCGTCTCGCTACTGGAGACCACCAAGCCCTACCTGGTGAACTGCGTCCGGGTGCCGGCCCTACAT ACTCTCCTGCTCTTCTCCCGTTCCCTGGACACCAACGCGGACTGCACCCGGTTGGTAGCCGATGGCTGGCTGGAGCTCACCGTCCCCGACGCGGACACTGCCCTGCGCCTGCtctccacagccctgcagcttcGCTCTTCCTGGGAAAAActcctccaccagctgctggaaggTCGGGAAGAGGAGTCGGGCCGCCGGCCGAGCTCCCGGGATGTATCCGCGCTCAGCCGGGGCTTGCGGGAGTTCCTGCGGATGGAG GTGCCGCACCGCCTGCGCCAGCTCACAGGGCTGGAGAAACAGAACCTCTACATCGGTCCCCAAACCGtggccgccgccccccgcctcccgGGGCTCTTCCAGGGGATGGAGATGAAGCCTGACGAGGTGAAAGGTGGCCACAGGGTGACCGAATTTCTCACCTACAACTGCCTGGCC ACGGACACAGACCTCTACAGCGACTGCCTGCGGAGCTTCTGGACCTGCCCGCACTGCGATCTCCACATGCCCTTCACCCCCTTGGAGCGTATGTGCCACGAAAGCGCTTGCCGACCCTCCGAGG CCCCCTCGGAAGAAGCTGCTGAAAGCTCATCCAAACCCTCCGCCCTCCAAAGACCCTACCACTGCGACGTTTGCCAGCAGGATTTCACCTTCACCCCCACGGAGATCCTGCGGCACAAGAAACAGCACCGGTGA